The following are from one region of the Paenibacillus bovis genome:
- a CDS encoding GNAT family N-acetyltransferase, translating to MNLSDTNKAVHIRRAGLEEQEIVRHFLIEAADWMEAKGIGQWRRALFTPELIHSYFVEREVYIAEVAGEPAGMFTLQKEDADYWQHLNDEQYIYLHRLTVSPRFRSIGLGAAMLDWAEQYAERQGNKGLRLDCMSDLLPLNRFYQQHDFRYMATHEVSGKLANLYEKLPRAHDHELRLQYFTDRDYKQLIKWSGDAEFLLQWSGPQWRHPLQESDLDTYVQDANHPLYSDRLIYTAVERISNKVIGHIALTRIDRDNRSARISRVLVGAHEARGKGYGRQMIREALRIGFDALGMHRITLGVLDYNLQAKSLYESTGFQQEGYMRDAVKHNNQYYSLYEMSILEEEWRVHPFSKTTENG from the coding sequence ATGAATCTGTCAGACACCAATAAGGCTGTGCATATTCGTAGAGCCGGGCTGGAAGAGCAGGAAATAGTCCGGCATTTTCTGATCGAAGCAGCAGATTGGATGGAAGCCAAAGGAATCGGTCAGTGGAGACGTGCTCTTTTTACACCCGAGTTGATCCATAGCTATTTTGTGGAACGTGAGGTTTATATTGCAGAAGTGGCAGGAGAGCCAGCAGGGATGTTTACCCTGCAAAAAGAAGATGCCGATTACTGGCAGCATCTAAACGATGAACAGTATATATATCTGCATCGCTTGACGGTATCGCCACGCTTTCGCTCTATCGGACTAGGAGCTGCAATGCTGGATTGGGCAGAGCAGTATGCAGAGCGGCAGGGAAACAAAGGACTGCGTCTGGATTGTATGTCTGATCTGCTGCCATTGAATCGCTTTTATCAACAGCATGATTTTCGTTATATGGCTACGCATGAGGTGAGCGGCAAGCTAGCCAACTTATATGAAAAGCTGCCGCGGGCTCATGATCATGAGCTTCGGCTGCAGTATTTTACAGACCGTGATTATAAACAGTTGATCAAGTGGTCAGGCGATGCTGAATTTCTCCTGCAATGGAGCGGTCCGCAGTGGCGGCACCCATTACAGGAGAGTGATCTGGATACGTATGTGCAGGATGCCAATCATCCATTGTATTCGGATCGCCTGATCTATACTGCGGTTGAACGTATCAGCAATAAGGTTATAGGACATATTGCGCTGACCCGCATTGATCGGGATAATCGATCTGCCCGTATTTCCCGTGTGCTCGTAGGAGCTCATGAAGCAAGAGGGAAAGGTTACGGCAGGCAGATGATCCGCGAAGCGCTGAGAATCGGATTTGATGCTCTGGGAATGCATCGTATAACGCTGGGAGTACTGGATTATAATCTGCAGGCCAAATCCCTGTACGAATCGACGGGATTCCAACAGGAAGGTTATATGCGCGATGCAGTAAAGCATAATAATCAATATTACAGTCTGTATGAGATGAGCATTCTGGAAGAAGAATGGCGTGTGCATCCGTTTTCCAAAACAACAGAAAATGGATAA
- a CDS encoding sensor histidine kinase: MIKKGMTRQIVLHYFLVVFLTILLVEMVFLFAIRTYYYDGISNYLQSSFDNTSAPTNSRDLISTYTLDKAEVQVLDLKGNVIQNSTPFRLDKPIQTGDIPQALTGSTGRWIGKQAGTGEDVMAVTRMIQINGDKSYLVRYVTSLELVNQKLFYITLVSTGIGIIILIIVLIVSVGLANSIVKPINNIINVSTLMAKGDFNVRIKGNYPHEIGDLASTLNYMADEIVQSNQVKDDFISSISHELRTPLTGIKGWSETLVSGGFDPEETKLGMSIISKETDRLIGLVEEMLDFSKLQQNQMKLVMGEVNMKELLQETMLNVWAKAEQKHISLNLQPGERPFLVYADGNRLKQVFLNLVDNAIKFSPDGSIISLMITEIAPDKVRISVKDPGIGISPEFLEKVKDRFFQVNPNQGGTGLGLAITQQIVKLHQGEMHIESELDQGTTVSVDLPLLDNQQPSGSLA, encoded by the coding sequence ATGATTAAAAAGGGGATGACCCGGCAGATTGTTCTGCATTATTTTTTAGTCGTCTTTCTGACGATTCTTCTGGTTGAAATGGTATTTCTATTCGCTATTCGTACGTATTATTACGATGGTATTTCCAATTATCTGCAGTCTTCATTTGATAATACGAGTGCACCAACCAATTCCAGAGATCTAATCTCCACTTATACGCTGGACAAAGCCGAAGTACAGGTACTAGATCTCAAAGGAAATGTTATTCAGAACTCTACGCCGTTCCGTCTCGACAAGCCAATTCAGACTGGAGATATTCCGCAGGCACTGACAGGCTCAACAGGCCGCTGGATCGGCAAACAGGCCGGAACCGGTGAAGATGTAATGGCTGTCACCCGGATGATTCAGATTAATGGAGACAAGTCCTATCTGGTGCGGTATGTGACTTCTCTGGAACTGGTCAATCAAAAGCTGTTCTATATTACACTCGTCTCGACAGGTATTGGCATTATCATCCTGATTATCGTATTGATTGTCAGTGTTGGCCTGGCGAACTCGATTGTTAAGCCAATCAATAATATTATCAATGTGTCCACTCTGATGGCCAAAGGGGACTTCAATGTCAGGATCAAAGGCAATTATCCTCATGAAATCGGAGATTTGGCATCCACGCTGAATTATATGGCAGACGAGATTGTACAAAGCAACCAGGTTAAGGATGACTTTATCTCCTCGATCTCCCATGAGCTGCGTACACCGCTGACCGGTATCAAGGGCTGGAGTGAGACGCTTGTTTCCGGCGGATTTGATCCGGAAGAGACCAAACTGGGGATGAGCATCATTTCCAAAGAAACCGATCGTCTGATTGGACTGGTTGAGGAAATGCTCGATTTCTCCAAACTCCAGCAGAATCAGATGAAGCTGGTTATGGGCGAAGTGAATATGAAGGAACTGCTGCAGGAGACGATGCTGAATGTATGGGCCAAAGCCGAGCAAAAGCATATCAGTCTAAACTTGCAGCCGGGAGAACGACCGTTCCTTGTCTACGCAGACGGTAACCGCCTGAAGCAGGTGTTCCTGAATCTGGTCGACAATGCGATCAAGTTCTCACCGGATGGCTCGATTATTTCCTTAATGATTACCGAAATAGCGCCTGACAAAGTGCGTATCTCGGTCAAAGACCCCGGCATCGGAATCAGTCCGGAATTTTTGGAAAAAGTAAAAGACCGTTTCTTCCAGGTGAATCCGAATCAGGGCGGAACAGGACTGGGACTGGCTATTACCCAGCAGATCGTCAAGCTGCATCAAGGCGAAATGCATATTGAGAGTGAGCTGGATCAGGGAACAACCGTCAGTGTAGATCTGCCGCTGCTGGATAATCAGCAGCCATCCGGGTCTTTGGCGTAA
- a CDS encoding glucose-1-phosphate adenylyltransferase, with the protein MKNTNKECVAMLLAGGEGRRLAPLTSIVAKPAVPFGGDYKIIDFPLSNCVNSGIDTVGVLTQYEAESLHDHIGQGDSWSTDALKMNITLLSSETTGEYMGTADAIYKNLEYIDALNPENILVLSGDHIYHMDYTEMLQSHKDNHAKATISVVEVPWEEASRFGVMSVDDSMMITKFSEKPAEPESNLASMGIYVFDWQYLRQHLVADAAKADSNHDFGKDIIPQMLADGEKVVAYEFLGYWRDVGTINSLWEAHMDILEHSKQFELKRTDWPMFSADLETVSDAQNTEAPDCSMISSKAVLEGNVQRSVVFNDSTISKQAEVIESVIMPGAFIGKNAHIEYAIIAEGAVIKDNAIVQGTKDEIKVVAPYETVYAKPSVRTQPAMLLKEVYDKSGRVRAGGISS; encoded by the coding sequence ATGAAAAATACAAACAAAGAATGCGTCGCTATGCTGCTGGCCGGAGGTGAAGGACGTAGATTAGCACCTCTGACGTCCATTGTTGCGAAGCCTGCCGTACCTTTTGGCGGAGACTACAAAATTATCGATTTTCCTCTTAGCAACTGTGTAAACTCCGGAATTGATACCGTGGGTGTACTGACTCAATATGAAGCGGAATCGTTGCACGATCATATTGGTCAGGGAGATTCCTGGTCCACAGATGCACTAAAAATGAACATTACCCTTCTGTCTTCCGAGACAACAGGTGAATATATGGGCACAGCAGATGCCATTTACAAAAACCTGGAATATATTGATGCCCTGAACCCGGAAAACATTCTGGTTCTGTCCGGCGATCATATTTACCATATGGATTACACTGAAATGTTGCAGTCCCACAAGGACAATCATGCCAAAGCAACCATCTCCGTGGTCGAAGTACCATGGGAAGAAGCGAGCCGCTTTGGTGTAATGAGTGTAGATGACAGCATGATGATTACCAAATTCTCCGAGAAACCGGCAGAACCGGAAAGCAATCTGGCTTCCATGGGAATTTACGTATTTGATTGGCAGTACCTGAGACAGCATCTTGTTGCGGATGCTGCCAAAGCGGATTCCAATCATGACTTTGGTAAAGACATTATTCCACAAATGCTGGCAGACGGTGAAAAAGTGGTAGCTTATGAATTCCTGGGCTACTGGAGAGATGTAGGTACAATCAACAGCCTGTGGGAAGCTCATATGGATATCCTGGAGCACAGCAAGCAGTTTGAACTGAAAAGAACAGACTGGCCAATGTTCTCAGCGGATCTGGAGACCGTATCCGATGCACAGAATACAGAAGCTCCTGATTGCTCTATGATCAGCAGCAAAGCGGTTCTCGAAGGCAATGTACAGCGCTCGGTTGTATTTAATGATTCCACGATCAGCAAACAAGCTGAAGTTATCGAGAGTGTGATTATGCCAGGAGCTTTTATCGGCAAAAACGCTCATATCGAATATGCGATTATTGCTGAAGGTGCAGTTATCAAGGACAACGCGATTGTTCAAGGTACCAAAGACGAGATCAAAGTCGTTGCTCCTTACGAAACAGTATATGCTAAACCATCTGTTCGTACGCAGCCTGCCATGCTGCTCAAAGAAGTATATGACAAATCCGGACGTGTACGCGCCGGCGGTATTTCTTCTTAA